A window from Sphingobacterium hotanense encodes these proteins:
- a CDS encoding RtcB family protein, whose amino-acid sequence MENKRINGNDLIALGYKENFALGAALKINSKRHGLKKEEMLQKFKEVLENPESFLEDKVFRPLAESLINTEKIESSLVRLKEGVDDYAVYGVENIELGAKQQMNTAMKLPVTVAGALMPDAHQGYGLPIGGVLATNNAVIPYGVGVDIGCRMALSIFDLPASSLETQKDFFQEVIMKNSRFGAGNGFLKHERQDHAVLDNKLFEEIPFIKDLKDKAWTQLGSSGGGNHFVEFGTLEFAEDDKALGIAKGTYVALLTHSGSRGLGAMIANHYTKLAKEICKLPYQAQNLAYLDLNSDEGLEYWLAMNLAGDYASACHEVIHEKVKNSLGVERLAKVENHHNFAWKEELNGEEVIVHRKGATPAGKDVMGIIPGSMATPGFLVRGKGEEASINSASHGAGRLMSRTQAIKTLAQSELDKMLSDQGITLIGASMDEAPMAYKNIHEVMEAQVDLVDIVATFSPKIVRMADDGSRED is encoded by the coding sequence ATGGAAAATAAAAGAATTAATGGCAATGATTTGATTGCCTTAGGATATAAAGAAAACTTCGCTTTAGGGGCGGCTTTGAAGATTAATAGCAAACGCCATGGGCTGAAGAAGGAAGAAATGCTACAGAAGTTTAAAGAGGTCTTAGAAAATCCTGAATCCTTTTTAGAGGACAAGGTATTTAGACCACTAGCTGAATCTTTAATCAACACCGAAAAGATAGAGTCGAGTTTAGTTCGCTTGAAAGAAGGCGTGGATGACTATGCAGTCTACGGCGTTGAAAACATTGAGCTGGGAGCGAAGCAGCAAATGAACACAGCGATGAAGTTGCCAGTTACAGTGGCTGGCGCCCTGATGCCAGACGCGCACCAAGGCTACGGTTTGCCTATCGGTGGGGTTTTAGCGACCAATAATGCGGTAATTCCCTACGGTGTAGGGGTCGATATTGGATGCCGTATGGCTTTATCGATTTTCGATTTACCGGCTAGCTCATTGGAGACTCAGAAGGATTTCTTTCAAGAAGTAATCATGAAGAACTCCCGCTTTGGGGCAGGTAATGGTTTCTTAAAACATGAGCGTCAAGACCATGCAGTCTTAGATAACAAATTGTTCGAAGAGATTCCCTTTATTAAGGATTTGAAAGACAAGGCTTGGACGCAGCTAGGATCGTCGGGTGGTGGTAACCATTTCGTTGAATTTGGGACGCTCGAATTTGCAGAAGATGATAAGGCTTTGGGTATTGCTAAAGGAACCTATGTTGCGCTATTAACGCACTCTGGATCCCGCGGTCTCGGCGCCATGATCGCGAATCATTATACGAAACTGGCAAAGGAAATTTGCAAACTTCCATACCAGGCACAAAACCTTGCGTACTTAGATTTAAATTCTGACGAGGGATTGGAATACTGGTTGGCGATGAATCTTGCCGGTGATTACGCTTCGGCTTGCCATGAGGTGATTCATGAAAAGGTTAAGAACAGCTTGGGAGTTGAGCGATTGGCAAAGGTGGAGAATCATCATAACTTCGCATGGAAAGAAGAGTTGAATGGCGAGGAAGTGATTGTGCATCGTAAAGGTGCAACGCCAGCGGGTAAAGATGTTATGGGTATTATCCCAGGCTCTATGGCAACTCCTGGATTCTTGGTGCGTGGAAAAGGAGAGGAGGCATCGATCAATTCTGCATCGCATGGTGCCGGCCGATTGATGAGCCGTACACAAGCGATCAAAACCTTGGCGCAGTCCGAACTGGATAAGATGTTATCTGATCAAGGGATTACGCTAATCGGAGCATCGATGGACGAAGCGCCTATGGCGTACAAGAATATCCATGAGGTAATGGAAGCGCAGGTGGACTTAGTCGATATCGTGGCAACCTTTTCGCCAAAGATTGTAAGAATGGCAGATGACGGGTCGAGGGAAGACTAG